The following are encoded together in the Solenopsis invicta isolate M01_SB chromosome 14, UNIL_Sinv_3.0, whole genome shotgun sequence genome:
- the LOC105207753 gene encoding transmembrane protein 62, translating to MRISRSTIVLLVVILIFSILMANIADFISIDPHLPDETLADNNEDIQWSGPKYYHIGNSYSHLIWFLQITDLHISIFRDPSRLSQFKEFCNVTVNAIQPKVVLASGDLTDAIAKNRISSKQEYWEWQNYRNVLDQTNVSKKVLWLDVRGNHDNFDIIHFNSKNNYYSYYSIQGKKHPRSYMYNVNTGLEIYSFIAIDACLKPGPKRPFNFIGVLDHDEIYRIQQLVNRSKENNAVNAIVFGHYPTSSIISPSGTNIRNILGNFRESMVYLCGHYHTLGNMVPHMYTLQKAGFLELELADWKDNRMYRIAAVDHGQFSFIDIKHNDWPVALITNPKNVLFMMPQKENLESIIKSTHVRVLAFSTVPINTVEIQLDGDVWQKCNHVDGPLYVLPWNATRYKEGIHQITVRVIDNEDRKKIVSHSFSLDGSWLSTSIFPKLLLMVNIVDILQYVFFITLVLSIFPLCFLRLIHEHYKNKRIQLPRRRMRCYHLWLRKLWILSTIDPVFFGLVAYTFYFTIGPWTMGEIIEDHLGVIFVWGTLVGNMYLPGGLTYAYGFLQLIGFHLPLTLTLAHHVDRRLREAECPLRAVSKFRMIWRFLPILIIILLQVILGYFLYLEYGIIAILLCPLRTGSIILAIFQSYFIAAMPVSYLRSAASVWCPNGAIDNNNAIQ from the exons ATGAGAATATCAAGATCCACTATCGTCCTCCTGGTCGTAATACTGATATTCTCTATTTTGATGGCGAATATCGCTGACTTTATTAGCATTGACCCTCATCTTCCGGACGAAACCTTGGCGGACAATAATGAGGATATACAATGGTCTGGACCAAAGTATTATCATATAGGAAATTCGTACAGTCATTTAATATGGTTCCTACAG ATAACTGACTTACATATAAGTATCTTCAGAGATCCATCTAGATTATCGCAGTTCAAGGAATTTTGTAATGTGACAGTGAATGCCATTCAGCCTAAAGTAGTGCTTGCTtcag gAGATTTGACTGATGCTATAGCTAAAAATAGAATTAGTTCTAAGCAAGAATACTGGGAATGGCAAAATTACAGAAATGTACTAGATCAGACTAATGTCAGCAAGAAAGTTTTATGGCTAGATGTCAGAGGAAATCACG ataacttTGACATCATCCATTTCAACTCTAAGAATAACTATTATTCATATTACTCTATTCAAGGAAAGAAACATCCTAGATCCTACATGTACAATGTTAATACTGGGCTTGAAATATATTCCTTTATTGCAATTGACGCTTGCTTGAAACCTGGTCCCAAGAGACCATTCAATTTTATTGGTGTTTTAGATCATGATGAAATTTATAGGATACAACAGTTAGTGAATAGGTCGAAAGAAAACAATGCTGTTAATGCAATCGTATTTGGTCATTATCCCACTTCAAGCATAATATCGCCATCTGGtacaaatataagaaatattttag gTAATTTTAGAGAGAGCATGGTGTATCTGTGTGGTCATTACCATACATTAGGCAATATGGTACCCCATATGTACACGTTACAAAAGGCGGGCTTCCTTGAGTTAGAATTGGCAGATTGGAAAGATAATAGAAT GTATCGCATTGCGGCGGTAGATCACGGCCAATTCTCATTCATTGATATAAAACACAATGATTGGCCCGTAGCGTTAATTACCAATCCAAAAAACGTGCTGTTTATGATGCCACAAAAGGAAAATTTGGAATCTATTATCAAATCCACACATGTCAG AGTTCTGGCATTTTCTACGGTTCCAATAAACACTGTCGAAATTCAATTGGATGGTGATGTCTGGCAAAAATGTAATCACGTGGATGGACCTCTTTATGTATTGCCATGGAACGCGACAAGATACAAAGAGGGTATTCATCAGATAACa GTACGTGTAATCGATAATGAAGACAGAAAGAAAATTGTGTCCCATTCTTTTTCTCTTGATGGATCGTGGTTATCTACTTCtatttttcctaaattattGCTGATGGTTAATATAGTTGACATT TTACAATACGTGTTCTTCATTACATTGGTATTGTCAATCTTCCCGCTATGCTTCCTTCGACTTATTCATGAACATTACAAGA ATAAACGCATACAACTACCGCGGCGACGCATGAGGTGCTATCACTTGTGGCTGAGAAAATTATGGATACTGTCCACCATTGATCCGGTGTTTTTTGGATTGGTGGCGTACACGTTTTATTTCACCATCG GACCATGGACCATGGGAGAAATAATTGAGGATCACCTAGGTGTGATCTTTGTGTGGGGAACGTTGGTCGGAAACATGTATTTACCAGGCGGTCTAACTTACGCTTATGGATTTCTTCAGTTGATAGGTTTCCATCTGCCCCTTACGCTAACTTTAGCACATCATGTTGATCGTAG ATTACGCGAAGCTGAATGTCCTTTGCGAGCTGTGTCAAAATTCCGTATGATTTGGCGGTTTttaccaattttaataataatcttattgcAAGTCATTCTgggttattttttatatttggagTATGGTATAATAGCGATTTTGTTATGTCCATTACGAACGGGAAGTATCATTTTAGCAATctttcaatcttattttattgccGCGATGCCGGTTTCGTACTTAAG atctGCTGCATCTGTGTGGTGTCCCAACGGAGCCATCGATAACAACAATGCAATtcaataa
- the LOC105207756 gene encoding uncharacterized protein LOC105207756 isoform X2, with amino-acid sequence MKSRLKLISCAVTVYFGVLLSSILHNLICVLRIDHIVSELKEEKQFFKMGKFVVMLVMEFFVIMPIVFGRYHGRYDSYKQYYDQINSGGPKYPTTTYKMSKESFYDVKENMKPQFEDNSKNKIKGIFEFSDEWQPRNGGDNYASVPRCEKQTFCEDVPNYPQAYVNQELAKNSSLLQYAYQDVIAVSPRLDNEDIPLCLSTERLILPKTAVNMQDQWMYIVQGDDNFRQSLRIEACNCQTFNDIDYQSVRRIGSGTIGILANQLEMITLKHGKTESPKNHKVESTN; translated from the exons ATGAAGAGTCGCCTGAAGCTCATAAGCTGCGCAGTTACCGTTTACTTCGGAGTATTATTGAGTAGTATTTTGCACAATTTAATTTGTGTGTTGCGCATCGATCATATCGTGAGTGAGTTGAAAGAAGAGaagcaatttttcaaaatgggAAAATTTGTCGTAATGCTTGTTATGGAATTCTTCGTTATTATGCCA ATCGTCTTTGGACGTTATCATGGACGTTATGATTCTTACAAACAATACTACGATCAGATTAACAGCGGGGGACCAAAATATCCAACAACCACCTATAAAATGAGTAAAGAATCATTTTATGACGTAAAAGAAAACATGAAACCGCAATTTGAAG ataacagcaaaaataaaatcaagggTATTTTTGAATTCTCGGATGAATGGCAACCAAGAAATGGTGGCGATAATTACGCATCAGTGCCACGTTGTGAAAAACAAACTTTCTGCGAAGATGTCCCTAATTATCCCCAGGCATACGTGAACCAAGAGCTTGCTAAGAATTCCAGCCTGCTGCAATATGCGTACCAGGATGTT ATTGCTGTTTCACCGCGATTAGACAACGAAGATATACCACTTTGTTTGTCCACG GAGCGATTAATTCTGCCAAAAACAGCTGTAAATATGCAAGATCAATGGATGTACATTGTTCAAGGAGACGATAATTTCCGTCAAAGTTTACGGATCGAAGCTTGCAA CTGTCAAACTTTTAATGACATCGACTACCAATCCGTGCGCCGAATAGGATCAGGAACAATTGGAATTCTCGCTAACCAGCTTGAGATGATCACCTTGAAACATGGAAAAACGGAATCTCCGAAAAATCACAAAGTGGAGTCAACCAATTAA
- the LOC105207756 gene encoding uncharacterized protein LOC105207756 isoform X1: MKSRLKLISCAVTVYFGVLLSSILHNLICVLRIDHIVSELKEEKQFFKMGKFVVMLVMEFFVIMPIVFGRYHGRYDSYKQYYDQINSGGPKYPTTTYKMSKESFYDVKENMKPQFEDNSKNKIKGIFEFSDEWQPRNGGDNYASVPRCEKQTFCEDVPNYPQAYVNQELAKNSSLLQYAYQDVIAVSPRLDNEDIPLCLSTERLILPKTAVNMQDQWMYIVQGDDNFRQSLRIEACKEEDAKCEIIDGFAEGYITSCKQKYIYRELSAISADGKIVRDFFRLPASCCCHVEFNAEDERAKIKLFSRSLPSSDHNMV; this comes from the exons ATGAAGAGTCGCCTGAAGCTCATAAGCTGCGCAGTTACCGTTTACTTCGGAGTATTATTGAGTAGTATTTTGCACAATTTAATTTGTGTGTTGCGCATCGATCATATCGTGAGTGAGTTGAAAGAAGAGaagcaatttttcaaaatgggAAAATTTGTCGTAATGCTTGTTATGGAATTCTTCGTTATTATGCCA ATCGTCTTTGGACGTTATCATGGACGTTATGATTCTTACAAACAATACTACGATCAGATTAACAGCGGGGGACCAAAATATCCAACAACCACCTATAAAATGAGTAAAGAATCATTTTATGACGTAAAAGAAAACATGAAACCGCAATTTGAAG ataacagcaaaaataaaatcaagggTATTTTTGAATTCTCGGATGAATGGCAACCAAGAAATGGTGGCGATAATTACGCATCAGTGCCACGTTGTGAAAAACAAACTTTCTGCGAAGATGTCCCTAATTATCCCCAGGCATACGTGAACCAAGAGCTTGCTAAGAATTCCAGCCTGCTGCAATATGCGTACCAGGATGTT ATTGCTGTTTCACCGCGATTAGACAACGAAGATATACCACTTTGTTTGTCCACG GAGCGATTAATTCTGCCAAAAACAGCTGTAAATATGCAAGATCAATGGATGTACATTGTTCAAGGAGACGATAATTTCCGTCAAAGTTTACGGATCGAAGCTTGCAA AGAAGAGGACGCAAAATGCGAGATAATCGATGGTTTTGCTGAAGGATACATCACATCATgcaagcaaaaatatatttatcgtgAGTTGTCTGCTATTTCCGCAGACGGCAAGATCGTCCGCGATTTCTTTCGACTTCCTGCGAGTTGTTGCTGTCATGTAGAATTTAATGCAGAGGATGaaagagcaaaaataaaattattttcaagaagTCTTCCATCCTCAGATCACAATATGGTATAA
- the LOC105207755 gene encoding odorant receptor 13a, producing MHTLPLSFALLTYVGYWRPVNLTSVKYWAYIVYSIAMIFLLYSFTFCGLVDCFITKDLDKFIEKFSLFLSVLGVCCKVANLALRRNDIIDLTEMLLTNICVPRNEHETNIQRRFDRSAKTITICCEILNESCVFFGTIAQLQYFISTRTLPQCDWVPYDISSTIAYWITVVHQIIALIVCANSSVAHETLIAGFMIQTCAQLDILCHRARTLPDSLREARKSSTSKENFKAQELRLVRELVHHHRFVYRFAERITSIFTLMIFVQFTISSTVIGLIIYKMLTRSLFSIEFAWHSSYLGSMLVQIYLYCWFGNKVTLKSTEIGSAIYEMDWPMLPTDLMKILLIIITRSKKPIQITSGYIITLSNDSFMKIIKLSYSAYNVLKG from the exons GATGATTTTTCTACTTTACTCATTCACTTTTTGCGGCTTAGTCGACTGTTTCATAACCAAGGATCTCGATAAATTTATCGAGAAATTCTCGCTGTTCTTATCGGTGTTGGGCGTCTGCTGCAAAGTGGCGAACCTGGCGCTACGTCGGAACGATATCATTGATCTCACCGAGATGTTACTGACGAATATCTGTGTACCCAGGAACGAACACGAAACAAATATCCAGCGACGCTTCGATCGCAGTGCGAA GACAATCACAATATGCTGCGAGATACTGAACGAGTCGTGCGTCTTCTTCGGCACGATCGCTCAACTTCAGTACTTCATCAGTACTCGGACCTTGCCACAGTGCGATTGGGTGCCTTACGACATCTCATCAACGATCGCTTACTGGATTACCGTAGTGCACCAAATCATCGCACTAATAGTCTGCGCGAACTCTAGCGTCGCCCATGAGACTCTTATCGCTGGTTTTATGATTCAAACTTGCGCCCAGCTGGACATTCTCTGTCATCGTGCTCGCACGTTACCAGATTCGTTGCGAGAGGCTCGGAAAAGCAGCACCTCGAAAGAGAACTTCAAGGCGCAAGAATTGCGACTGGTCCGCGAGCTCGTCCATCATCATCGCTTCGTGTATAG ATTTGCGGAACGCATCACTTCGATATTCACGTTAATGATTTTCGTGCAATTCACTATAAGCTCGACAGTAATCGGCCTCATCATCTACAAAATGTTGACGAGAAGCTTGTTCAGCATTGAATTTGCTTGGCACTCGTCATATCTAGGCTCCATGCTCGTGCAGATTTATTTGTACTGTTGGTTTGGTAATAAAGTTACACTAAAG AGCACTGAAATTGGAAGTGCTATTTACGAGATGGATTGGCCAATGCTTCCTACCGATTTAATGAAAATCCTTTTGATAATAATCACACGATCTAAGAAGCCAATCCAGATAACTAGTGGATATATAATTACTTTGTCCAACGATTCGTTTATGAAG atCATCAAACTATCTTACTCGGCGTATAATGTTCTGAAGGGATAA